A stretch of Arachis hypogaea cultivar Tifrunner chromosome 15, arahy.Tifrunner.gnm2.J5K5, whole genome shotgun sequence DNA encodes these proteins:
- the LOC112750763 gene encoding RING-H2 finger protein ATL46 isoform X1 — translation MHQNWIFEHTHLKMARIHHHIQQKDGYLSYYYPPPPPLPPLLPPPYLSTPSTSSSASSSSSSSSSSPSSGTRISPAVLFIIVILAVLFFISGVLHLLVRFLMKHPSSSASAQSNRNHEISTSDALQRQLQQLFHLHDSGLDQAFIDALPVFQYKEIVGLKEPFDCAVCLCEFSEKDNLRLLPMCSHAFHISCIDTWLLSNSTCPLCRGTLLTPGFSMENPMFDFDDLREDEGWPCDGENGCTNRQKKVVVEEINDEKRGIFPVRLGKFRKMDVETGEEGGVVGETSSSNLDARRCFSMGSYQYVVANSELRIALNHDRSDCKLRLAAEGKQHSEKAALEGDMDAKNIRSVSKGESFSVSKIWLWPKKGKFSSSSEAHIGMPSYLNSDMPRMREAEEA, via the coding sequence ATGCACCAAAATTGGATTTTTGAGCACACCCATTTGAAGATGGCAAGGATTCACCACCATATTCAACAAAAAGATGGTTACTTGAGCTACTACtaccctccaccaccaccactaccaccactaTTACCGCCACCATATTTGTCCACACCTTCAACATCTTCTTcagcttcatcttcatcttcatcttcatcttcatcaccaTCTTCTGGTACTAGGATTAGTCCTGCTGTTCTTTTCATCATAGTAATTCTTGcagttttattcttcatctctgGTGTCCTCCATCTGCTTGTTAGATTTCTCATGAAGCACCCTTCTTCATCTGCATCTGCTCAATCTAATAGAAACCACGAGATTTCAACCTCTGATGCACTACAAAGACAATTACAGCAGCTTTTCCATCTGCATGATTCTGGTTTGGATCAGGCCTTCATCGACGCGCTTCCGGTTTTTCAGTATAAGGAGATTGTGGGGCTGAAGGAGCCAtttgattgtgctgtttgtctgTGTGAGTTTTCTGAGAAGGATAACCTCAGGTTGTTGCCTATGTGCAGCCACGCGTTTCACATAAGTTGTATAGACACATGGCTTCTTTCGAATTCCACTTGCCCTCTTTGTAGAGGGACACTCCTTACTCCGGGGTTTTCGATGGAGAATCCAATGTTTGATTTTGATGATTTGAGGGAAGATGAAGGGTGGCCTTGTGATGGTGAAAATGGATGTACAAATAGGCAGAAGAAAGTTGTGGTTGAAGAAATCAATGATGAGAAAAGGGGAATTTTCCCCGTAAGGCTCGGTAAATTCCGGAAGATGGATGTGGAGACTGGTGAGGAGGGTGGAGTAGTAGGAGAGACAAGTAGCAGTAATTTGGATGCAAGAAGGTGTTTTTCAATGGGATCTTATCAGTATGTTGTGGCCAATTCAGAACTCAGGATAGCCTTGAATCATGACCGGAGTGATTGCAAATTGAGGCTTGCTGCCGAAGGAAAACAACATTCTGAGAAGGCTGCATTGGAAGGGGATATGGATGCAAAGAACATTAGGAGTGTGAGTAAAGGTGAGAGCTTTTCAGTGTCCAAAATCTGGTTGTGGCCAAAGAAGGGAAAGTTTTCAAGTTCTTCCGAGGCTCATATTGGCATGCCTTCTTATCTTAATTCAGACATGCCTAGGATGAGGGAAgcagaagaagcatga
- the LOC112750763 gene encoding RING-H2 finger protein ATL46 isoform X2, producing MKHPSSSASAQSNRNHEISTSDALQRQLQQLFHLHDSGLDQAFIDALPVFQYKEIVGLKEPFDCAVCLCEFSEKDNLRLLPMCSHAFHISCIDTWLLSNSTCPLCRGTLLTPGFSMENPMFDFDDLREDEGWPCDGENGCTNRQKKVVVEEINDEKRGIFPVRLGKFRKMDVETGEEGGVVGETSSSNLDARRCFSMGSYQYVVANSELRIALNHDRSDCKLRLAAEGKQHSEKAALEGDMDAKNIRSVSKGESFSVSKIWLWPKKGKFSSSSEAHIGMPSYLNSDMPRMREAEEA from the coding sequence ATGAAGCACCCTTCTTCATCTGCATCTGCTCAATCTAATAGAAACCACGAGATTTCAACCTCTGATGCACTACAAAGACAATTACAGCAGCTTTTCCATCTGCATGATTCTGGTTTGGATCAGGCCTTCATCGACGCGCTTCCGGTTTTTCAGTATAAGGAGATTGTGGGGCTGAAGGAGCCAtttgattgtgctgtttgtctgTGTGAGTTTTCTGAGAAGGATAACCTCAGGTTGTTGCCTATGTGCAGCCACGCGTTTCACATAAGTTGTATAGACACATGGCTTCTTTCGAATTCCACTTGCCCTCTTTGTAGAGGGACACTCCTTACTCCGGGGTTTTCGATGGAGAATCCAATGTTTGATTTTGATGATTTGAGGGAAGATGAAGGGTGGCCTTGTGATGGTGAAAATGGATGTACAAATAGGCAGAAGAAAGTTGTGGTTGAAGAAATCAATGATGAGAAAAGGGGAATTTTCCCCGTAAGGCTCGGTAAATTCCGGAAGATGGATGTGGAGACTGGTGAGGAGGGTGGAGTAGTAGGAGAGACAAGTAGCAGTAATTTGGATGCAAGAAGGTGTTTTTCAATGGGATCTTATCAGTATGTTGTGGCCAATTCAGAACTCAGGATAGCCTTGAATCATGACCGGAGTGATTGCAAATTGAGGCTTGCTGCCGAAGGAAAACAACATTCTGAGAAGGCTGCATTGGAAGGGGATATGGATGCAAAGAACATTAGGAGTGTGAGTAAAGGTGAGAGCTTTTCAGTGTCCAAAATCTGGTTGTGGCCAAAGAAGGGAAAGTTTTCAAGTTCTTCCGAGGCTCATATTGGCATGCCTTCTTATCTTAATTCAGACATGCCTAGGATGAGGGAAgcagaagaagcatga